The following proteins are encoded in a genomic region of Arachis ipaensis cultivar K30076 chromosome B02, Araip1.1, whole genome shotgun sequence:
- the LOC107627482 gene encoding uncharacterized protein LOC107627482, with the protein MHRPDEDETVFITPGGTYCYRVMPFRLKNAGATYLRLMNKIFRNLIGKTVEVYVDDILTKTTHPNDLISDLENVFASLRQNGMRLNPLKCAFAMEARKFLGFMITQRGVEANPEKFQAILQMRSPGCIKDVQRLTGRLTALSRFLGASAAKALPFFALMKKGIAFEWTPACEEAFNHFKEILAAPPVLGKPKAGEPLYLYLAITEGALAAVLVREEGKAQQPIYFVSRALQGAELRYSKLEKLALALLVSSRRLRQYFQSHQVVVRTDQGIRQVLQKPDLAGRMMTWAIELSQYDLGYEPRHAIKAQAMADFLVEVTGNPTKETDMQWKLHVDGASNQTSGGAGIILESPARVVYEQSVKFEFPISNNQVEYEALLGGLVLAQEVGAKRLEVCSESQVVTSQVNGSYQARDSLLQKYLERVKELSKQFEEVTVQHVPRERNTRADLLSKLASTKAGTGNRSLIQGITQEPAVALHLTKLAPSWIDPITDFLQNGKLPQDEKEAKTVRREAAKYAIIQDQLFKKGLSQPLLKCLHPDQTDYVLREVHKGCCGHHIGGKALARKLIRAGYYWPTIMNDSKEFMAHLSEVALKQRIALRYNTKVLRRKFDERDLVLGRNDIGPPSPGEGKLAANWEGPYRVKEVLGNGAYKLERLDGKEMPRTWNSGNLRRFYS; encoded by the exons atgcaccggccagacgAGGATGAAACGGtgttcataacgccaggggggACCTATTGCTACAGAGTGATGCCGTTTCGCCTAAAGAACGCGGGGGCAACGTACCTGAGACTGATGAACAAAATATTCCGCAACCTCATTGGCAAGACCGTGGAAGTTTACGTGGATGATATCCTCACAAAAACCACCCACCCCAACGATCTCATAAGCGACCTGGAGAACGTGTTCGCGTCCCTCCGACAAAACGGtatgaggctcaacccgcttaagtgcgcctttgccatggaggccaGAAAGTTTCTGGGATTCATGATAACCCAGAGAGGAGTGGAGGCCAACCCTGAAAAGTTCCAAGCAATACTTCAGATGAGGAGTCCGGGCTGCATCAAGGACGTTCAGCGGCTGACGGGAAGGCTCACAGCATTATCACGTTTCCTCGGCGCGTCGGCAGCAAAGGCCCTACCCTTTTTCGCTTTGATGAAGAAGGGAATAGCATTTGAGTGGACCCCTGCGTGCGAAGAAGCCTTCAACCACTTCAAGGAGATTCTAGCAGCACCCCCAGTGCTCGGCAAGCCGAAAGCCGGAGAGCCACTCTATCTATACCTAGCCATCACAGAGGGGGCGCTCGCAGCGGTGTTGGTACGAGAAGAAGGGAAGGCCCAGCAGCCGATCTACTTTGTGAGTAGAGCACTGCAAGGGGCAGAACTCAGATACAGCAAGCTGGAGAAGCTGGCACTGGCACTTTTGGTCTCCTCCCGCCGATTACGACAATACTTCCAGAGTCACCAGGTGGTCGTGAGAACGGACCAGGGAATTCGACAGGTGCTCCAAAAGCCTGATCTAGCGGGAagaatgatgacctgggccatcgaacTATCCCAATACGACCTAGGCTACGAGCCCCGACACGCGATTAAGGCGCAAGCAATGGCAGACTTCCTGGTGGAAGTAACTGGGAATCCAACCAAGGAAACGGACATGCAGTGGAAGCTCCATGtagacggagcctccaaccagaCGTCCGGAGGCGCGGGGATCATTTTAGAAAGTCCAGCCAGAGTTGTCTATGAACAATCGGTTAAGTTTGAGTTTCCCATATCAAACAACCAAGTAGAATACGAAGCCCTTCTAGGGGGTTTGGTTCTTGCTCAGGAAGTCGGGGCCAAGAGGCTGGAGGTATGCAGTGAATCGCAGGTCGTCACTTCACAAGTgaatggaagctaccaagccagagactcATTACTGCAGAAATACTTAGAGAGGGTCAAAGAGCTGAGCAAACAATTCGAAGAGGTCACGGTCCAACACGTTCCAAGGGagaggaacacacgggcagacctcctatcTAAGCTGGCGAGCACAAAAGCCGGAACCGGCAATCGCTCCCTCATCCAAGGCATCACACAAGAGCCAGCAGTTGCCCTCCATCTGACCAAGCTAGCCCCTTCTTGGATAGACCCCATCACTGACTTCTTGCAAAATGGCAAACTCCCCCAGGACGAAAAAGAAGCCAAAACAGTAAGAAGGGAGGCCGCTAAATATGCGATCATACAGGATCagctattcaaaaagggactcagccaaccTTTGCTGAAGTGTCtgcaccccgaccagacggactacgttCTCAGAGAAGTCCATAAGGGGTGCTGCGGCCACCATATCGGGGGCAaggccctagcaaggaagctcatccgagctggatactACTGGCCGACAATAATGAATGACTCCAAGGAGTTC atggCCCACTTGTCAGAGGTAGCACTGAAACAGAGGATAGCCCTACGATACAACACCAAGGTACTCAGAAGAAAATTTGATGAAAGAGACCTCGTTCTAGGACGAAACGATATCGGACCACCGTccccaggagaagggaagctggcggcaaactgggaaggcccctacagagtcAAAGAAGTGCTCGGCAACGGCGCCTACAAGCTGGAAAGACTCGACGGCAAAGAAATGCCGAGAACATGGAACTCAGGTAACCTAAGAAGATTCTACTCGTAG